In one window of Gossypium arboreum isolate Shixiya-1 chromosome 4, ASM2569848v2, whole genome shotgun sequence DNA:
- the LOC128291569 gene encoding ATPase 7, plasma membrane-type-like — MWNRFSWVMEAAAIMAIALANGDGKPLDSQDFVSIVWLLVINSSICLIEKTILVMLLPPPSLWMVLLPKPRATADDVESNALAPVEGIALFKSEPVTMGQDGGAREAYLQLMEFVVLVERACKAEELVKVKRKTAIESRDLKKR; from the exons ATGTGGAATCGCTTCTCATGGGTTATGGAAGCTGCTGCAATCATGGCCATTGCTTTAGCCAACGGTGACGGGAAGCCGCTGGATTCGCAAGACTTCGTCAGTATCGTTTGGCTGTTGGTGATTAACTCTAGCATCTGTCTCATTGAAAAAACAATTCTTGTAATGCTGCTGCCGCCGCCGTCCTTATGGATGGTCTTGCTCCCAAAACCAAG agctacggcggatgatgtggagagtaatgcGCTGGCTCCCGTTGAAGGGATCGCGCTTTTCAAAAGCGAGCCCGTGACAATGGGCCAGgatggaggggctagagaagcctacctcc AGCTAATggaatttgtagtactggttgagagagcttgcaaAGCAGAAGAGTTGGTTAAAGTGAAGAGAAAGACGGCTATTGAGTCACGTGATTTGAAGAAGAGATAG